DNA sequence from the Malus sylvestris chromosome 10, drMalSylv7.2, whole genome shotgun sequence genome:
TATCTATTGCTACAGATGTTTGCGAACATATTACTTGTCATGTTTCAGCAGATACCCTATAAACACTTTacattaaatgaaaaaaaaaacctaataagtTAGGGGTGCAACAATAATTTAATTGATATATAAAACAAATCTAAAATATGTCACTTAATACCagtctaatgatatttttttttcactcgtAGGTGAGAGTTTTTAAGTTCAAATGTTATCAATGATCAGTTTGAAACCAACTTATTCTTTTACCTCTTAGTAAGTATATTTttaggaaattgttattagcacttcaaaaaactcattttgcactctaaactttctataataagaaagaaaatatacttgtgagaagtgtagaatgagatttttgaagagttaataacaatttcttgtttttatatataaaaaataaaaaatgaaactcATCTACTTGTTTTCCCACTAATTGACTTTGCTTTTTGTTCTCTATTTCTCCAACAATAACTCTATATCCATGAACATATATAGCATGTATGTAGTTGCTGACATAATATGTATCGTTCACTATAATCACTCCAAAAAactcattttgcactccaaactttctataacaagaaagaaaatattCTTGTGAGAattgtagaatgagattttttaaGAGTTAATAACAATTTCTTGTTTCTATAAtcaccacgtcagcatttaacagaaaaactgacggatGTTTAACATTGGACCAAATTCTAAAGTTGCGGTAtgacatttttaattttaaaagatgatgtatgaaactgttgtgaccccaatagttgaggtagttttttgtcatttacccttattttatttttttttttatgaattattGTAAATGTACCGATAATAAATATAACTCAGATACAATGAGAATACATTTGCTTCTGGAAAATTTCTGTTCTTAGCATTTATTTTTTGCTTAATATGGTTCATTTATCGATACAAATGTTATGAACAAATTACTTGTCATGTTCAGCATATATCCCTATCAGAACTTtacaataaatgaaaaaaaagaccTAATATGTTAAGGGTGtaacaataattaaaattgatataaaagaaaatcaaaataagtcatttaatattatggTCAAGTGATAgttttctttacttgtaagtgaaagattTTAGATTCAAATCTTATGGATGATgggttagaaatcaatttattcTTGCGCCCCTTGGTGTATATATATcgttatatatgtatgtgtgtatatatatatatatataactcaaCTATGTTGCAGTcgtatttagaataggaatgtaattgtgtctaaggatatcttggaatattcttTTTAGTAGATATTATCCCATTAGAGTTGTAATTAAGGATttaacctatcctactactataaataaaagcacaatgtTATGAAATACAATACACGTCACAATTAAatctagggagttttaacgaaaaactcacgatactgttcactttaacgaaaaatcacatttttacactaaaaagtcaaacctagtactatttattttaccttttattttgtccttatcgttaaaactcaaagttttcaaatctttttatttaattttcctttaaatctatctcttctctctcttgccgctggcttccccctctctattccCTTAAAATAGTTCAATCAGGCCTACAACAATCTACATATTTTCCCGCTAATTCATTTTGCCTTTTGTTCTCTATTTCTCCAACAATAACTCTACATCCACGTACAAAACATGTTTAGGATTGTTAACCTTCCCTGAATAAGCACAACATACAAAATGGTTCATTAAGCCCAACCAAAAACAATGAGGAAGCCCACATTCAACAAAACAATGCtttcaaaagagagaaaataaaggCCCCTAACATCAGGCGCCTCGCACGCCGTCTGACAAACCATCGGGGACGAGGAGCTACGCAACGTCCTAAGGAAAGCATCTTGTGACTCTTCTCCACATTTCGTAAGAAATTCTTACGTTAGAAATGGAGCATGTCTTTCCGTGCTTGATGCTATTTGtgaaaatttaaacttaagCTGCAATTggtcttttctctctttttcttatttgattaaaacatttgtttttctgAATAGATTTCATGGATAATGAATCAATCACGTGTTTCAAATACATATAAAATTTTCTCCACAAGACCCAACTTAAAACAAAGTTGCgcttcaaaaaataaatcagaaaGCCTACATATATAATCAACCCCACTAACGAGGATATAGCTGAGTAATATTTGAGTCCTCATTTATCGACAAATGCACAGAATTTTTAGATTCTTATGATTGTGTTCCTTCCGTGGTGTCTTTTTCACTGTTACGCAAATAATATGCTGGTCTTGAAGGTAATGAGAGTGTAACATAATGACTATTAAGCATAGAAACAATTGAAGCCATGGTCGGTCTGCTAGCCACATTTTCTTGGACGCAAAGTAAACCGATGTGGATGCATCTAATTGTTTCGGTTCCTAATCCTGTTGTTAACATAGGGTCTATGATATTTGACATTGTATCCTCCTTCCAATTTCTCGATGCTTATAATAAAAGTTGAGAACTACATTAATGAAAGAAAGTTCATACGGCTTTGGTATTTGACGCCCATCCTCCTTCCAATTGACTTAAATAATACTCTAAAATTTAGGGTTGTCTATTGAGACAACCTATGTTATACGGCTTTGGTATTTCATAGTTAGATTGTAGATAtttgaaagacaaatgtttttttctttttttatgttttgaaataaaatttatgtgacaatgtagTATGtaaatactaatttagtatgcctttttttatttaattatttattaaaataaaatatattttctttatcatGTAACGGGTCAGATCTATTACCCTTTAATTTAAATGAGTCAAGATAGGTCAGGTCGTATTACTCCTTCATTTTAACGGATTTGACACGACTCAATCTATTAAGATATCGAATATGTTACAAAAACGATACGAACACGACACACACAACACGATCGCCAGATCTAACTCAAAATCCACTATCGTCCCAAATGGTTCTCGACCCTTAATTTGATTTGCAAGTTTTTTCCTTTGACCAATATAGCAAATAGTGTTCCAAATTTTCTAgtaattacacacacacacacacacaattaaGATGTTTACAAagactttatatatataatgactTACAATGCCACAATAAATTAAAGTCACTTCACCGAAATAGTGTTAGTCACAATCAGGCTTCAAGCTCACAATAAATATACATACTTGAGCTTTCCTTCAACCAATTAAGTAGACTAATATTACTAGACAAATGGTTGGTGGTAATTATCTAGCATTAAATATACAAATAGACCAATTCCATATGAACAAAGAGAGTCTTTGTGTTTACCGAAATAAAAAAGAGAGGCTTTGTCTTTTTAGTTTATATGTGACTTTATAAGCTTATAGATGTCATTGGACTTTTTCTAAGGGGTACCTCTCAACTTTTTGTCATTAATAAATATACATACTTGAGCTTTCCTTCAACCAATTAAGTAGACTAATATTACTAGACAAATGGTTGGTGTTCATTATCTAGCATTAAATCAAGAAATAGACCAATTCCATATGAACAAAGAGAGTCTTTGTGTTTACCGAAATAAAAAAGAGAGTCTTTGTCTTTTTAGTTTATATGTGACTTTTTAAGCTTATAGATGTCATTGGACATTTTCTAAGGGGTACCTCTGAACTTTTTGTCATTATATGTGGAATTTATGTTTTTGGCACCTATTGGAAGTAATACTCAAACTCTTGAAGGGAAATTAGACCGAATGCctaagggttggtttggtattgctgtgctttgaaaaaaaactgctgtgagaataagcggttgtgctgtgagaataagcagctgtgaaataaatcagcagagtgtttagtaaacttttttttaaaagtgcttttgaaaaaaaaaaaacagtctgatagtgggtattttcattaaagaagcactgtagctccgtgtgctttgaaaaaaagccaatttCCAAagttgcaaatagcagcttcagctttttcctttgatttcagcttattctcacagcagcttccaaaataagccttttttttcagtttaccaaacacctaaaatcctcccagctttttttcatgggtgctttttttttttaagcacctcactcccaaaccacccctaattCATGCGGAATTTTTTGTTGTAGGCCAACcacaaagaaaaaggaaatactatgtatatgtatattcatatatattttttaaattattatgaatGAACCGATgagaaatataaaaatttagatTCAACGAGGTAGAGGATCCTCTTGGATTCACTTTGTGGGAATCTTAGGGATCCCCACATCCTAGCCGTTTAATGTACATCATGCGGTTAGTTTTTGTCaggtattatttgtgtttaattttaaataaaaataaataaaatgatttatgactgCATGATGCACGATGAATGGTTAAGATGTGTGGATCCTTAAGATCCCCACAAtttggatccggatgggatccaaatcctattttttcatgaaattttctGCTCTTAGCATGCATTTTTGCTTAATATAGTTCATTTTATCTATTGCTACAGATGTTTGTGAACATATTACTTGTCATGTTTCAGCAGATACCCTATTAACACTTTacattaaatgaaaaaaaaaaacacctaatAAGTTAGGGGTGCAACAATAATTTAattgatatataaaaaaaaactaaaatttgtcACTTAATGCCAgtctaataatattatttttcacTCGTAAGTGAAAGATTTTAAATTCAAATGTTATCAATGATGAGTTTGAAACCAACTTATTCTTTTACCTCTTAGTAAGTATATTTttaggaaattgttattagcactccaaaaaactcattttgcactccaaactttatataataagaaagaaaatatacttgtgagaagtgtagaatgagatttttaaagagttaataacaatttcttgtttttatatataaaaaataaaaaatgaaactcATCTACTTGTTTTCCCACTAATTGACTTTGCCTTTTGTTCTCTATTTCTCCAACAATAACTCTATATCCATGAACATAGCATGTATATGGTTGCTGACATAATATGTATCGTTCACTATAATCACTCAAAAAAactcattttgcactccaaactttctataacaagaaagaaaatataCTTGTGAGAattgtagaatgagatttttgaagagTTAATAACAATTTCTTGTTTCTATAATCaccacatcagcatttaacagaaaaactgacagAGGTCTAACATTGAACCAAATTCTAAAGATGCGGTATGACAttatcaattttaaaagatgataTATGAAACTGTTGTGACCCCAATAATTGAGGTAGTGTTTTGTCATTTacccttattttattttttattttatttttttatgaattattGTAAATGTACCGATAATAAATATAAGAACTCGGATACAATGAGAATACATTTGCTTCTGGAAATTTTCTGTTCTTAgcatttatttttttgcttaatATGGTTCATTTATCGATACAAATGTTATGAACAAATTACCTGTCATGTTCAGCAGATATCCCTATCAGAACTTtacaataaatgaaaaaaaacctaatatgtGAAGGGtacaataattaaaattgatataaaagaaaatcaaaataagtcatttaatattacgaTCAAGTGATAGTTTTCTTTACTTGTGAGTGAAAGATTTTAGATCCAAATCTTATGGATGATGGGTTCGAAATCAATTTATTCTTGCGCCCCTTGGTGTATATatatcattatatatataaaaaaaactaaaactcaACTATGTTGCAGTTGTATttataataggaatgtaattgtgtCTAAGGATATCTTGAAATATTCTCTTTAGTAGATATTATCCCATTAGAGTTGTAATTCAGGATTTAacatatcctactactataaataaaagcacaatgtTGTGAAATACAATACACGTCACAATTAAATCtatggagttttaacgaaaagcccacggtactgtttactttaacgaaaaaccacatttttatactaaaaagtcaaacctagtactattcatttgaccctttattttgtccttatcgttaaaactcaaagttttcaagcttttttaattagttttcctttaaatctatctcttctctctcttgccGCTGGCCTCCCCCTCTCTATTCCCTTAAAATAGTTCAATCAGGCCTACAACAATCTACATATTTTCCCACTAATTCATTTTGCCTTTTGTTCTCTATTTCTTCAACAATAACTCTACATCCACGTACAAAACATGTTTAGGATTGTTAACCTTCCCTGAATAAGCACAACATACAAAATGGTTCATTAAGCCTAACCAAAAACAATGAGGAAGCCCACATTCAACAAAACAATAAtttcaaaagagagagaaaataaaggCTCCTAACATCAAGCGCCTCACGCGCCGTGAGACAAACCATCAAGGCCGAGGAGCTACGCAACGTCCAAAGGAAAGCATCTTGTGACTCTTCTCTACATTTCGTAAGAAATTCTTACGTTAGAAATGGAGCATGTCTTTCTATGCTCGATGCTATCTgtaaaaatttaaacttaagcTGCAGttgatcttttcttttttttcttatttgattaaaacatttgtttttttaaacaCGTCACTCTGAACAGATTTCATGAATAATGAATCAACCACGTGTTTCAAATACACATAAAATTTTCTTCACAAGACCCAACTTAAAACAAAGTTGCGCTtcaaaaaataaaccaaaaagcCTACATTTATAATCAACCCCACTAACGAGGATATAGCTGAGTAATATTTGAGTCCTCATTTATCGACAAATGCACAGAATTTTTAGATTCCTATGATTGTATTCCTTCCGTGGTGTCTTTTTCACTGTTACACAAATAATATGCAGGTCTTGAAGGTAATGAGAGTGTAACATAATGACTATTAAGCATCGAAACAATTGAAGCCATTGTCGGTCTGCTAGCCACATTTTCTTGGACGCAAAGTAAACCGATGTGGATGCATCTAATTGTTTCCTGTTGTTAACATAGGGTCTATGATATTTGACACCGTATCCTCCTTCCAATTTCTCGATGCCTATAATAAAAGTTGAGAGCTACATTAATGAATGAAAGTTCATACGGCTTTGGTATTTGACGCCGCATCCTCCTTCCAATTGACCAAAATAATACTCTAAAATTTAGGGTTGTCTATTGAGACAACCTATGTTATACGGCTTTGGTATTTCACAGTTAGATTGTAGATAtttgaaagacaaatgtttttttttatttatgtgacaatgtagTATGtaaatactaatttagtatgccttttttatttaattatttattaaaataaaatatattttctttatcatGTAACGGGTCATATCTATTACCCGTTAATTTTAATGAGTCGAGATAGGTCAAGTCGTATTACTCCTTCATTTTAATGGATTTGACACGACTCAATTTATTAAGATATCGAATATGTCACAAAAACGATACGAACACGGTACACACAACACGGTCACCAGATCTAACTCAAAATCCACTATCGTCCCAAATGGTTCTTGACCCTTAATTTGATTTGCAGGTTTTTTCCTTTGACCAATATAGCAAATAGTGTTCCAAATTTTCTagtaattttatatatatatatacacacacacacacacacaattaaGATATTTACAAaggctttatatatataatgactTACAATGCCACAATAAATTAAAGTCACTTCACCGAAATAGTGTTAGTCACAATCAGGCTTCAAGCTCACAATAAATATACGTACTTGAGCTTTCCTTCAACCAATTAAGTAGATTAATATTACTAGACAAATGGTTGGTGGTCATTATCTAGCATTAAATCAAGAAATAaatcaagggaactttaacgaaaagcacccggtactgttcattttaacgaaaaaccatatttttacactaaaaagtcaatcctggtattattcattttaccctttattttgtccttatcattaaaactcaaagttttcaagccattttcattagttttctataAATCAATCCCATATGAACAAAGAGAGTCTTTGTGTTTACCGAAATAAAAAAGAGAGTCTTTGTCGTTTTAGTTTATATGTGACTTTATAAGCTTATAGATGTCATTGGACTTTTTCTAAGGGGTACCTCTCAACTTTTTGTCATTATATGTGGAATTTATGTTTTGGCACCTATTGGAAGTAATACTCAAACTCTTGAAGGGAAATTAGGCCGAATGCCTAATTCATGCGGAATTGTTTGTTGTAGGCCAACcacaaagaaaaaggaaatactatgtatatgtatatttatatattttttaaattattataaataaaccgatgagaaatataaaaatttagatTCAACGAGGTagaggatcctctttggatcCACTTTGTGGGAATCTTAGAGATCCCCACATCCTAACCGTTTAATGTACATCATGCGGTCATTTTTTGTCAGGTATTATTTGTGTTTCTAActatttttgttgaatttttaagctagaaatagaaaaatttaagaaaaatactAGCAGAGCCTGCAAGTGAAATCTGGGGGATTAAAATCTCCAAAATGTCGGACATCATTTAACAACCTTACAGTGCagaggaatttaaaaaaaaaaaagaaaaaaaagaaggtctAATGAAGGTTTTTATAGGAATTTGCAAACCGATCAAACACTTTGAGTGCACTTTCAAAGTTCAGTTTTATTCTAGCAAGCACTATAAAAAATACAATGCCTAAAAGGCTAGCAAAACCAacacaaatctcaaaacttCTGAACTCCGATCCTGCAAGATTGATCACACTTTGCTCGATTTACTATCGAGGGTATAGTTCAGTAATCGATGCTTCATTAACAGATAATGACAATGAGTTGCCAGCAGGTTGATCAGATGAGCTACAAGTCATTGATGGCATGTTCGGATCTGTCCTACTGTGCAGGAAAAATGCTGGCCTTTCAGGTGATGGCATACTCAAAGAGTATCTGCTTAGCATGAGAAGTATCTTTTGCATTTTCGGTCTTTTATCTGGATCTTCCTGAACACAGAGTAACCCAATATGCATACATCTAATTACTTCACTTCTTGAATATGAATCTCTTAGATTTACGTCCAGCAATTCTAACAGCGTCCCGTCCCTCCAATGTCTCCAAAcctgcaaaaaaaattaaagactcAATCAAATGTTGcaacaaaattgttttcaacACTTTCAATAGAATTAACTAAGAAATGCGCATCACAATATTCAACTTATACTCACATGGCTCAAGAGGTATTCGCCATTGTCTGAGTTATAGAAATTAGTGTTCTTCTTGCCAGTTACAATCTCTAAGATCAAGACACCGAGACTGTACACATCAGACTTCACAGAGATCTGTCCGTGCATCGCATATTCTGGAGCCATATAACCACTATAAACCAGCAACATCAATAAATGTTAGTTCGAATACGGTATAAGGAGATGAATTTTTGAGTTGTTAATttggtatttttcttttcagtaaTTACATTTTAGGGTGAGAATTAAATCCATCAACTCTTCAAATAGGTTATGTGACCATAAACGAAAGTTTTGTACTGCTTACTATGTTCCCACAATCCTTCTTGTGTTTCCTTGAGTTTGATCAACTCTAAATATTCTTGCCATACCAAAATCGGCAATTTTTGGGTTCATTTCCCCATCTAACAATACATTACTCGCTTTAAGATCGCGATGTATGATTTTAAGCCGTGAATCATGATGGAGATAGAAAATCCCTCGAGCAATCCCGTTGATAATCTTGTATCTGCTTGGCCAGTCCAAATTCACTTGATTCCCGGAGTCTATGTAgacatttgaaaacaaagattttcCTTGGTTTGTTACAAGTCCAAGTGTAATAAAATAGCATACGATATCACACATGATACCTAAATCTGATTAGAAGGGTACATACCATATAGAAAGTGGTCTAGGCTTTTGTTCTGCACAAGTTCGTAAATAAGTATCTTTTCTGCACCTTCGGAGCAAAATCCTAGTATCCTCACTAAGTTTCTGTGTTGAAGCTTAGCTACCAAAACAACCTCATTCTTAAACTCCTCACTGCCTTGCCCGGATCCCCTAGACAACCTCTTCACGGCTACTTGTTGCCCATCAGGAAGTGTGCCCTGAAAACATTTTAACCAGTCATTACAAGCATCAAATTGAGATTTCATGACATCAACTTATCACTTTGCTCTAGCCAACTTAGCTACGCCCAGCTCTGGGACTCTGGCAAATTAAAGTCATAAGTTTGCTATGTGAAAATCACAACCTTGTAGACCTCACCAAAGCCACCCTTCCCTAGCCTGTTATGAACAGAGAACTTGTTTGTCGCTGCTTCAAttgtagcaaaactaaactGCAATGACTCGACAGCATTTATTTCCGTCCCCACTGCTTACACAATCAAGAACAGAAGTTTATTAATCTTGATTTAGTAAAATAATGAGAATGATCCAGAATCAAATCGTTTAGGAGACGAAATTATATAATTTCACTGGATCGggaaaagaatatataaacttTTATATTTACCATTTTGTTCTTGTATCACATTGTTCTTTTTCATCGCTCTTCTTCTAAAGAAAAGGCAGCCTACCAAGGAAAGCAATATGGCAATTGAAACAACAATCGCCACTATGATCCAGGATGAGATTTGTTCATCATTTCCTAAACAAAATAATATTCTTTTTAGTACACAAATGTACGTGTAAAAATTCTAAACACATAACTGCCTcgtataaattaaatttacctTGAGACCTTGGTACTGAGCCTGGAAGCTGAGGTGGAGGAGGAAGAGGTGGTGGTGTTGTCGGAGGTGTGGAAGTGTCAAGGTTATAAAATGGAAACGATTCATATCTAATATTACAACTAGGAAACAGAACTCTTCCCCCTTTCCTCCCATCACAGCATTTCGGTAAAAGTTCAATAGCTCCGCGAAGACACTGATCACAATCGGTGCTTGATAGGTCAGGCGTGCACTGCACAAGGCTGTACAGCTGCTCAAACCCATCATAGTTTACTTGTTTCATTGCAAACTTTTTAGCACCGGTCTGTGCATTTGCAGCTACCGGCACCAGGCCAGTGACAGTTTCAGCCACCAGTTTGTTAAACTGATTTGGTTCTGTAGCATTCAACGGGTTCGGGAAATAAGCAGAGGGGCTTTCATTCATTTTTCGGAAGAAAGACACGTTTCCGTAGCGTAACATGCACTCATCGTACCATAACAGTGTCACTTTGCTTGAGGAGCAGTTCTGAACTGCTTCTGTGGCCGCAGTAGTAACACAATCTTGGCACGTGCTTAATGTGAGATCGCCACGACATAGAAAAGCACCATAAACTGCAGAGTTGGAGTCCTGAGAACTGGTGGTGGTGTAGTAGTATCCGGTGTCAATTGTTGCATTGGAGGTAAGAGAAGAGAGGAGAAGATTAAGGTTTGAATGgtaggtgctgttttgagtgaaAGTGGTTGTGTTGTCACAGATACTGTAACCGTTAGCTGGGGCAGCTTCACTAGTACGGCTGAGGCTAAGAAAGCCGATTAACACAAGAGTCGTCAACAGATTGAGATTGATGGAAAGCATTGTGATCATATATCACTTCCTTGTACATAAGAAAGGCTTAGATGAGCTGATAGACCTATAACCCGTGTTTTACTGTTTCTTCGTCATcgccttcctcttcttcttttggtttttcaaagtgaTCTCTTCATGATTGAACTGTAGCCATGAATTGACAGGGGTATTTTGAACCGGCAGACGAGTTTGGTCCTACGAGTTGAGTCGACTGGAAATT
Encoded proteins:
- the LOC126585180 gene encoding cysteine-rich receptor-like protein kinase 25 isoform X2; protein product: MITMLSINLNLLTTLVLIGFLSLSRTSEAAPANGYSICDNTTTFTQNSTYHSNLNLLLSSLTSNATIDTGYYYTTTSSQDSNSAVYGAFLCRGDLTLSTCQDCVTTAATEAVQNCSSSKVTLLWYDECMLRYGNVSFFRKMNESPSAYFPNPLNATEPNQFNKLVAETVTGLVPVAANAQTGAKKFAMKQVNYDGFEQLYSLVQCTPDLSSTDCDQCLRGAIELLPKCCDGRKGGRVLFPSCNIRYESFPFYNLDTSTPPTTPPPLPPPPQLPGSVPRSQGNDEQISSWIIVAIVVSIAILLSLVGCLFFRRRAMKKNNVIQEQNVGTEINAVESLQFSFATIEAATNKFSVHNRLGKGGFGEVYKGTLPDGQQVAVKRLSRGSGQGSEEFKNEVVLVAKLQHRNLVRILGFCSEGAEKILIYELVQNKSLDHFLYDSGNQVNLDWPSRYKIINGIARGIFYLHHDSRLKIIHRDLKASNVLLDGEMNPKIADFGMARIFRVDQTQGNTRRIVGTYGYMAPEYAMHGQISVKSDVYSLGVLILEIVTGKKNTNFYNSDNGEYLLSHVWRHWRDGTLLELLDVNLRDSYSRSEVIRCMHIGLLCVQEDPDKRPKMQKILLMLSRYSLSMPSPERPAFFLHSRTDPNMPSMTCSSSDQPASNSLSLSVNEASITELYPR
- the LOC126585180 gene encoding cysteine-rich receptor-like protein kinase 25 isoform X1; protein product: MITMLSINLNLLTTLVLIGFLSLSRTSEAAPANGYSICDNTTTFTQNSTYHSNLNLLLSSLTSNATIDTGYYYTTTSSQDSNSAVYGAFLCRGDLTLSTCQDCVTTAATEAVQNCSSSKVTLLWYDECMLRYGNVSFFRKMNESPSAYFPNPLNATEPNQFNKLVAETVTGLVPVAANAQTGAKKFAMKQVNYDGFEQLYSLVQCTPDLSSTDCDQCLRGAIELLPKCCDGRKGGRVLFPSCNIRYESFPFYNLDTSTPPTTPPPLPPPPQLPGSVPRSQGNDEQISSWIIVAIVVSIAILLSLVGCLFFRRRAMKKNNVIQEQNVGTEINAVESLQFSFATIEAATNKFSVHNRLGKGGFGEVYKGTLPDGQQVAVKRLSRGSGQGSEEFKNEVVLVAKLQHRNLVRILGFCSEGAEKILIYELVQNKSLDHFLYDSGNQVNLDWPSRYKIINGIARGIFYLHHDSRLKIIHRDLKASNVLLDGEMNPKIADFGMARIFRVDQTQGNTRRIVGTYGYMAPEYAMHGQISVKSDVYSLGVLILEIVTGKKNTNFYNSDNGEYLLSHVWRHWRDGTLLELLDVNLRDSYSRSEVIRCMHIGLLCVQEDPDKRPKMQKILLMLSRYSLSMPSPERPAFFLHSRTDPNMPSMTCSSSDQPAGNSLSLSVNEASITELYPR